The proteins below are encoded in one region of Podarcis raffonei isolate rPodRaf1 chromosome 6, rPodRaf1.pri, whole genome shotgun sequence:
- the ATXN7L2 gene encoding ataxin-7-like protein 2 isoform X2, which yields MAVRGRAAVVAAAAMAAVDRRLPNLDDFAGQSWSAWVERAGPPAAETGSDVEENGRNGSKKLDAMTLIKEERRHGPPSKLYGRVQTSSNLQKCHAVNGRSLASGGHGSTKSWRERSQGSFSQAQHTPERTDKMSKDNLCLFVPVVNLEKISSLPKSDSDGIKAPPKLSDTPRQSSASSKEMLGKPSLVASPKEPLTSAKASGNSIIPSDSLSRKMENAPALGEKETGAVKSLKKMPRKECDLNRQCGVVNPETKKVCTRLLTCKIHSVHQRREVQGRAKDFDVLVAELKANSRKGESPKDKSPVRKEAPSERLSQDSSLLSQPSLVLPNASLCRIKQPYSHCALSRSRVSSESEPDDLPTTSSEVDHGLYPFPAPKSTGRVSSEESEDDAVDDSRKVDCHYATRSPRPQAFCTFGSRLVSPGCYVFSRRLDRFCSALSSMLERHLSSHMWKRIPPAADHPILSTPPPVLLGFSTSSTSQNCSSSLVCSLPHSLPGRTSVSCAASATVASRDSRSHHSMNYAVGSPHAAAACSQSDCMGGSQSITSPLPANTPSPSFSKLPLTKASKSSKAKEAAAGGVEPEALARKRKQSPGAPASPPYKQTCFLDLGKSKAAGCQVSHPPAKAKPSMISSSSTLSLNGTVSAGARIKRVSHLDCRAPSHVPVKASQLENRASSLNGPKALQANCISDEEAKRRKNTATYCRPMKARHSPSPLPSSSSSDLGGSVRRKKPVVSLGFEEKQNTMKSKAH from the exons GGTCTGATGTGGAAGAAAACGGTAGGAATGGGAGCAAGAAGCTGGATGCAATGACCCTCATTAAAGAAG AGAGACGACATGGACCTCCCAGCAAGCTCTATGGCCGGGTGCAGACCTCTTCAAATTTACAAAAGTGCCATGCGGTCAATGGGCGGTCTCTTGCCAGTGGAGGTCATGGATCCACCAAGTCCTGGCGGGAGAGGTCCCAGGGCTCCTTCAGTCAAGCCCAGCACACGCCTGAGAGGACAGACAAGATGTCAAAGGACAACCTCTG TTTGTTTGTGCCTGTTGTGAACCTAGAGAAGATCTCCAGCCTTCCAAAGTCAGACAGCGATGGGATCAAGGCCCCCCCAAAGCTTTCTGACACCCCTAGACAGTCTTCTGCCAGCTCAAAAGAGATGCTGGGCAAGCCCTCCTTAGTGGCATCACCAAAAGAACCCCTAACGTCAGCCAAGGCCAGTGGCAACTCCATCATACCCTCTGACAGCTTGAGCAGGAAAATGGAGAATGCTCCTGCCttgggagagaaagagactggTGCTGTGAAATCCCTGAAGAAGATGCCAC GGAAAGAATGTGACCTAAACAGGCAGTGTGGGGTGGTGAACCCCGAAACCAAGAAGGTTTGCACTCGGTTACTGACCTGCAAG ATCCATTCTGTCCACCAGCGCCGTGAGGTGCAGGGCCGCGCCAAGGACTTTGACGTCTTAGTGGCCGAGCTGAAGGCCAACTCCAGGAAAGGCGAGTCCCCCAAAGACAAGAGCCCAGTGAGGAAGGAAGCGCCTTCTGAACGACTCTCGCAGGACTCCTCGTTACTCTCACAGCCATCGCTGGTCCTGCCCAACGCCTCTCTTTGCCGAATAAAGCAACCCTACTCCCACTGTGCACTTTCCAG GTCTAGGGTTTCCTCAGAGAGTGAGCCCGATGACCTGCCTACCACCTCTAGCGAAGTCGACCATGGGCTCTACCCTTTTCCAGCACCCAAGAGCACCGGCCGGGTTTCGAGCGAGGAGAGTGAGGATGACGCAGTGGATGATTCCCGCAAGGTGGACTGCCATTATGCAACGCGGTCGCCACGCCCCCAGGCG TTCTGCACTTTCGGAAGCAGGTTGGTGAGCCCTGGATGTTACGTCTTCAGTCGACGGCTGGATCGGTTCTGCTCTGCACTCAGTTCCATGCTGGAGAGACATCTCAGCTCCCACATGTGGAA AAGGATCCCTCCCGCTGCTGACCATCCAATTCTGTCCACACCACCCCCTGTTCTTCTGGGCTTCTCCACATCCAGCACTTCTCAGAACTGCAGCTCCTCCCTGGTGTGTAGCCTCCCCCACAGCCTCCCGGGCAGGACCTCGGTGTCTTGCGCGGCTTCAGCCACCGTGGCCTCCAGGGACAGCCGCAGCCACCACAGCATGAACTATGCAGTGGGGTCGCCCCACGCTGCAGCcgcctgcagccagtcagactgCATGGGCGGGAGCCAGTCCATCACCTCCCCACTCCCGGCCAACACCCCTTCGCCGTCCTTCAGCAAGTTGCCTTTGACCAAGGCCAGCAAGTCCTCCAAAGCCAAGGAGGCGGCGGCTGGCGGCGTGGAGCCAGAGGCCTTGGCCCGGAAACGCAAGCAGTCTCCTGGGGCCCCCGCTAGCCCTCCGTACAAACAGACCTGTTTCCTTGATCTGGGCAAGAGCAAGGCAGCTGGCTGCCAGGTCTCCCACCCGCCCGCCAAGGCCAAGCCATCCATGATCTCCTCCTCCTCGACTCTTTCCCTGAATGGAACCGTCTCGGCCGGAGCCAGGATTAAGAGGGTCAGCCATCTGGACTGCAGGGCTCCCAGCCACGTCCCAGTCAAAGCGTCGCAGCTGGAGAACCGGGCCTCCTCGCTGAATGGGCCAAAGGCATTGCAAGCCAACTGCATCTCGGATGAGGAGGCCAAGCGACGCAAGAATACAGCCACCTACTGTAGGCCGATGAAGGCCAggcactccccctcccccttgccttcctcttcctcctctgactTGGGTGGCTCTGTCCGAAGGAAGAAGCCAGTTGTCTCCTTGGGATTTGAGGAGAAGCAGAACACAATGAAG TCAAAAGCGCATTAA
- the ATXN7L2 gene encoding ataxin-7-like protein 2 isoform X3 yields MTLIKEDMSIFGHCPAHDEFYLVVCNHCGQVVKPQAFQKHCERRHGPPSKLYGRVQTSSNLQKCHAVNGRSLASGGHGSTKSWRERSQGSFSQAQHTPERTDKMSKDNLCLFVPVVNLEKISSLPKSDSDGIKAPPKLSDTPRQSSASSKEMLGKPSLVASPKEPLTSAKASGNSIIPSDSLSRKMENAPALGEKETGAVKSLKKMPRKECDLNRQCGVVNPETKKVCTRLLTCKIHSVHQRREVQGRAKDFDVLVAELKANSRKGESPKDKSPVRKEAPSERLSQDSSLLSQPSLVLPNASLCRIKQPYSHCALSRSRVSSESEPDDLPTTSSEVDHGLYPFPAPKSTGRVSSEESEDDAVDDSRKVDCHYATRSPRPQAFCTFGSRLVSPGCYVFSRRLDRFCSALSSMLERHLSSHMWKRIPPAADHPILSTPPPVLLGFSTSSTSQNCSSSLVCSLPHSLPGRTSVSCAASATVASRDSRSHHSMNYAVGSPHAAAACSQSDCMGGSQSITSPLPANTPSPSFSKLPLTKASKSSKAKEAAAGGVEPEALARKRKQSPGAPASPPYKQTCFLDLGKSKAAGCQVSHPPAKAKPSMISSSSTLSLNGTVSAGARIKRVSHLDCRAPSHVPVKASQLENRASSLNGPKALQANCISDEEAKRRKNTATYCRPMKARHSPSPLPSSSSSDLGGSVRRKKPVVSLGFEEKQNTMKSKAH; encoded by the exons ATGACCCTCATTAAAGAAG ACATGTCTATCTTTGGTCACTGCCCAGCTCACGATGAGTTCTACCTGGTGGTGTGTAACCACTGTGGCCAAGTGGTCAAACCTCAAGCCTTTCAGAAGCACTGCG AGAGACGACATGGACCTCCCAGCAAGCTCTATGGCCGGGTGCAGACCTCTTCAAATTTACAAAAGTGCCATGCGGTCAATGGGCGGTCTCTTGCCAGTGGAGGTCATGGATCCACCAAGTCCTGGCGGGAGAGGTCCCAGGGCTCCTTCAGTCAAGCCCAGCACACGCCTGAGAGGACAGACAAGATGTCAAAGGACAACCTCTG TTTGTTTGTGCCTGTTGTGAACCTAGAGAAGATCTCCAGCCTTCCAAAGTCAGACAGCGATGGGATCAAGGCCCCCCCAAAGCTTTCTGACACCCCTAGACAGTCTTCTGCCAGCTCAAAAGAGATGCTGGGCAAGCCCTCCTTAGTGGCATCACCAAAAGAACCCCTAACGTCAGCCAAGGCCAGTGGCAACTCCATCATACCCTCTGACAGCTTGAGCAGGAAAATGGAGAATGCTCCTGCCttgggagagaaagagactggTGCTGTGAAATCCCTGAAGAAGATGCCAC GGAAAGAATGTGACCTAAACAGGCAGTGTGGGGTGGTGAACCCCGAAACCAAGAAGGTTTGCACTCGGTTACTGACCTGCAAG ATCCATTCTGTCCACCAGCGCCGTGAGGTGCAGGGCCGCGCCAAGGACTTTGACGTCTTAGTGGCCGAGCTGAAGGCCAACTCCAGGAAAGGCGAGTCCCCCAAAGACAAGAGCCCAGTGAGGAAGGAAGCGCCTTCTGAACGACTCTCGCAGGACTCCTCGTTACTCTCACAGCCATCGCTGGTCCTGCCCAACGCCTCTCTTTGCCGAATAAAGCAACCCTACTCCCACTGTGCACTTTCCAG GTCTAGGGTTTCCTCAGAGAGTGAGCCCGATGACCTGCCTACCACCTCTAGCGAAGTCGACCATGGGCTCTACCCTTTTCCAGCACCCAAGAGCACCGGCCGGGTTTCGAGCGAGGAGAGTGAGGATGACGCAGTGGATGATTCCCGCAAGGTGGACTGCCATTATGCAACGCGGTCGCCACGCCCCCAGGCG TTCTGCACTTTCGGAAGCAGGTTGGTGAGCCCTGGATGTTACGTCTTCAGTCGACGGCTGGATCGGTTCTGCTCTGCACTCAGTTCCATGCTGGAGAGACATCTCAGCTCCCACATGTGGAA AAGGATCCCTCCCGCTGCTGACCATCCAATTCTGTCCACACCACCCCCTGTTCTTCTGGGCTTCTCCACATCCAGCACTTCTCAGAACTGCAGCTCCTCCCTGGTGTGTAGCCTCCCCCACAGCCTCCCGGGCAGGACCTCGGTGTCTTGCGCGGCTTCAGCCACCGTGGCCTCCAGGGACAGCCGCAGCCACCACAGCATGAACTATGCAGTGGGGTCGCCCCACGCTGCAGCcgcctgcagccagtcagactgCATGGGCGGGAGCCAGTCCATCACCTCCCCACTCCCGGCCAACACCCCTTCGCCGTCCTTCAGCAAGTTGCCTTTGACCAAGGCCAGCAAGTCCTCCAAAGCCAAGGAGGCGGCGGCTGGCGGCGTGGAGCCAGAGGCCTTGGCCCGGAAACGCAAGCAGTCTCCTGGGGCCCCCGCTAGCCCTCCGTACAAACAGACCTGTTTCCTTGATCTGGGCAAGAGCAAGGCAGCTGGCTGCCAGGTCTCCCACCCGCCCGCCAAGGCCAAGCCATCCATGATCTCCTCCTCCTCGACTCTTTCCCTGAATGGAACCGTCTCGGCCGGAGCCAGGATTAAGAGGGTCAGCCATCTGGACTGCAGGGCTCCCAGCCACGTCCCAGTCAAAGCGTCGCAGCTGGAGAACCGGGCCTCCTCGCTGAATGGGCCAAAGGCATTGCAAGCCAACTGCATCTCGGATGAGGAGGCCAAGCGACGCAAGAATACAGCCACCTACTGTAGGCCGATGAAGGCCAggcactccccctcccccttgccttcctcttcctcctctgactTGGGTGGCTCTGTCCGAAGGAAGAAGCCAGTTGTCTCCTTGGGATTTGAGGAGAAGCAGAACACAATGAAG TCAAAAGCGCATTAA
- the ATXN7L2 gene encoding ataxin-7-like protein 2 isoform X1, producing MAVRGRAAVVAAAAMAAVDRRLPNLDDFAGQSWSAWVERAGPPAAETGSDVEENGRNGSKKLDAMTLIKEDMSIFGHCPAHDEFYLVVCNHCGQVVKPQAFQKHCERRHGPPSKLYGRVQTSSNLQKCHAVNGRSLASGGHGSTKSWRERSQGSFSQAQHTPERTDKMSKDNLCLFVPVVNLEKISSLPKSDSDGIKAPPKLSDTPRQSSASSKEMLGKPSLVASPKEPLTSAKASGNSIIPSDSLSRKMENAPALGEKETGAVKSLKKMPRKECDLNRQCGVVNPETKKVCTRLLTCKIHSVHQRREVQGRAKDFDVLVAELKANSRKGESPKDKSPVRKEAPSERLSQDSSLLSQPSLVLPNASLCRIKQPYSHCALSRSRVSSESEPDDLPTTSSEVDHGLYPFPAPKSTGRVSSEESEDDAVDDSRKVDCHYATRSPRPQAFCTFGSRLVSPGCYVFSRRLDRFCSALSSMLERHLSSHMWKRIPPAADHPILSTPPPVLLGFSTSSTSQNCSSSLVCSLPHSLPGRTSVSCAASATVASRDSRSHHSMNYAVGSPHAAAACSQSDCMGGSQSITSPLPANTPSPSFSKLPLTKASKSSKAKEAAAGGVEPEALARKRKQSPGAPASPPYKQTCFLDLGKSKAAGCQVSHPPAKAKPSMISSSSTLSLNGTVSAGARIKRVSHLDCRAPSHVPVKASQLENRASSLNGPKALQANCISDEEAKRRKNTATYCRPMKARHSPSPLPSSSSSDLGGSVRRKKPVVSLGFEEKQNTMKSKAH from the exons GGTCTGATGTGGAAGAAAACGGTAGGAATGGGAGCAAGAAGCTGGATGCAATGACCCTCATTAAAGAAG ACATGTCTATCTTTGGTCACTGCCCAGCTCACGATGAGTTCTACCTGGTGGTGTGTAACCACTGTGGCCAAGTGGTCAAACCTCAAGCCTTTCAGAAGCACTGCG AGAGACGACATGGACCTCCCAGCAAGCTCTATGGCCGGGTGCAGACCTCTTCAAATTTACAAAAGTGCCATGCGGTCAATGGGCGGTCTCTTGCCAGTGGAGGTCATGGATCCACCAAGTCCTGGCGGGAGAGGTCCCAGGGCTCCTTCAGTCAAGCCCAGCACACGCCTGAGAGGACAGACAAGATGTCAAAGGACAACCTCTG TTTGTTTGTGCCTGTTGTGAACCTAGAGAAGATCTCCAGCCTTCCAAAGTCAGACAGCGATGGGATCAAGGCCCCCCCAAAGCTTTCTGACACCCCTAGACAGTCTTCTGCCAGCTCAAAAGAGATGCTGGGCAAGCCCTCCTTAGTGGCATCACCAAAAGAACCCCTAACGTCAGCCAAGGCCAGTGGCAACTCCATCATACCCTCTGACAGCTTGAGCAGGAAAATGGAGAATGCTCCTGCCttgggagagaaagagactggTGCTGTGAAATCCCTGAAGAAGATGCCAC GGAAAGAATGTGACCTAAACAGGCAGTGTGGGGTGGTGAACCCCGAAACCAAGAAGGTTTGCACTCGGTTACTGACCTGCAAG ATCCATTCTGTCCACCAGCGCCGTGAGGTGCAGGGCCGCGCCAAGGACTTTGACGTCTTAGTGGCCGAGCTGAAGGCCAACTCCAGGAAAGGCGAGTCCCCCAAAGACAAGAGCCCAGTGAGGAAGGAAGCGCCTTCTGAACGACTCTCGCAGGACTCCTCGTTACTCTCACAGCCATCGCTGGTCCTGCCCAACGCCTCTCTTTGCCGAATAAAGCAACCCTACTCCCACTGTGCACTTTCCAG GTCTAGGGTTTCCTCAGAGAGTGAGCCCGATGACCTGCCTACCACCTCTAGCGAAGTCGACCATGGGCTCTACCCTTTTCCAGCACCCAAGAGCACCGGCCGGGTTTCGAGCGAGGAGAGTGAGGATGACGCAGTGGATGATTCCCGCAAGGTGGACTGCCATTATGCAACGCGGTCGCCACGCCCCCAGGCG TTCTGCACTTTCGGAAGCAGGTTGGTGAGCCCTGGATGTTACGTCTTCAGTCGACGGCTGGATCGGTTCTGCTCTGCACTCAGTTCCATGCTGGAGAGACATCTCAGCTCCCACATGTGGAA AAGGATCCCTCCCGCTGCTGACCATCCAATTCTGTCCACACCACCCCCTGTTCTTCTGGGCTTCTCCACATCCAGCACTTCTCAGAACTGCAGCTCCTCCCTGGTGTGTAGCCTCCCCCACAGCCTCCCGGGCAGGACCTCGGTGTCTTGCGCGGCTTCAGCCACCGTGGCCTCCAGGGACAGCCGCAGCCACCACAGCATGAACTATGCAGTGGGGTCGCCCCACGCTGCAGCcgcctgcagccagtcagactgCATGGGCGGGAGCCAGTCCATCACCTCCCCACTCCCGGCCAACACCCCTTCGCCGTCCTTCAGCAAGTTGCCTTTGACCAAGGCCAGCAAGTCCTCCAAAGCCAAGGAGGCGGCGGCTGGCGGCGTGGAGCCAGAGGCCTTGGCCCGGAAACGCAAGCAGTCTCCTGGGGCCCCCGCTAGCCCTCCGTACAAACAGACCTGTTTCCTTGATCTGGGCAAGAGCAAGGCAGCTGGCTGCCAGGTCTCCCACCCGCCCGCCAAGGCCAAGCCATCCATGATCTCCTCCTCCTCGACTCTTTCCCTGAATGGAACCGTCTCGGCCGGAGCCAGGATTAAGAGGGTCAGCCATCTGGACTGCAGGGCTCCCAGCCACGTCCCAGTCAAAGCGTCGCAGCTGGAGAACCGGGCCTCCTCGCTGAATGGGCCAAAGGCATTGCAAGCCAACTGCATCTCGGATGAGGAGGCCAAGCGACGCAAGAATACAGCCACCTACTGTAGGCCGATGAAGGCCAggcactccccctcccccttgccttcctcttcctcctctgactTGGGTGGCTCTGTCCGAAGGAAGAAGCCAGTTGTCTCCTTGGGATTTGAGGAGAAGCAGAACACAATGAAG TCAAAAGCGCATTAA
- the ATXN7L2 gene encoding ataxin-7-like protein 2 isoform X4, which translates to MTLIKEERRHGPPSKLYGRVQTSSNLQKCHAVNGRSLASGGHGSTKSWRERSQGSFSQAQHTPERTDKMSKDNLCLFVPVVNLEKISSLPKSDSDGIKAPPKLSDTPRQSSASSKEMLGKPSLVASPKEPLTSAKASGNSIIPSDSLSRKMENAPALGEKETGAVKSLKKMPRKECDLNRQCGVVNPETKKVCTRLLTCKIHSVHQRREVQGRAKDFDVLVAELKANSRKGESPKDKSPVRKEAPSERLSQDSSLLSQPSLVLPNASLCRIKQPYSHCALSRSRVSSESEPDDLPTTSSEVDHGLYPFPAPKSTGRVSSEESEDDAVDDSRKVDCHYATRSPRPQAFCTFGSRLVSPGCYVFSRRLDRFCSALSSMLERHLSSHMWKRIPPAADHPILSTPPPVLLGFSTSSTSQNCSSSLVCSLPHSLPGRTSVSCAASATVASRDSRSHHSMNYAVGSPHAAAACSQSDCMGGSQSITSPLPANTPSPSFSKLPLTKASKSSKAKEAAAGGVEPEALARKRKQSPGAPASPPYKQTCFLDLGKSKAAGCQVSHPPAKAKPSMISSSSTLSLNGTVSAGARIKRVSHLDCRAPSHVPVKASQLENRASSLNGPKALQANCISDEEAKRRKNTATYCRPMKARHSPSPLPSSSSSDLGGSVRRKKPVVSLGFEEKQNTMKSKAH; encoded by the exons ATGACCCTCATTAAAGAAG AGAGACGACATGGACCTCCCAGCAAGCTCTATGGCCGGGTGCAGACCTCTTCAAATTTACAAAAGTGCCATGCGGTCAATGGGCGGTCTCTTGCCAGTGGAGGTCATGGATCCACCAAGTCCTGGCGGGAGAGGTCCCAGGGCTCCTTCAGTCAAGCCCAGCACACGCCTGAGAGGACAGACAAGATGTCAAAGGACAACCTCTG TTTGTTTGTGCCTGTTGTGAACCTAGAGAAGATCTCCAGCCTTCCAAAGTCAGACAGCGATGGGATCAAGGCCCCCCCAAAGCTTTCTGACACCCCTAGACAGTCTTCTGCCAGCTCAAAAGAGATGCTGGGCAAGCCCTCCTTAGTGGCATCACCAAAAGAACCCCTAACGTCAGCCAAGGCCAGTGGCAACTCCATCATACCCTCTGACAGCTTGAGCAGGAAAATGGAGAATGCTCCTGCCttgggagagaaagagactggTGCTGTGAAATCCCTGAAGAAGATGCCAC GGAAAGAATGTGACCTAAACAGGCAGTGTGGGGTGGTGAACCCCGAAACCAAGAAGGTTTGCACTCGGTTACTGACCTGCAAG ATCCATTCTGTCCACCAGCGCCGTGAGGTGCAGGGCCGCGCCAAGGACTTTGACGTCTTAGTGGCCGAGCTGAAGGCCAACTCCAGGAAAGGCGAGTCCCCCAAAGACAAGAGCCCAGTGAGGAAGGAAGCGCCTTCTGAACGACTCTCGCAGGACTCCTCGTTACTCTCACAGCCATCGCTGGTCCTGCCCAACGCCTCTCTTTGCCGAATAAAGCAACCCTACTCCCACTGTGCACTTTCCAG GTCTAGGGTTTCCTCAGAGAGTGAGCCCGATGACCTGCCTACCACCTCTAGCGAAGTCGACCATGGGCTCTACCCTTTTCCAGCACCCAAGAGCACCGGCCGGGTTTCGAGCGAGGAGAGTGAGGATGACGCAGTGGATGATTCCCGCAAGGTGGACTGCCATTATGCAACGCGGTCGCCACGCCCCCAGGCG TTCTGCACTTTCGGAAGCAGGTTGGTGAGCCCTGGATGTTACGTCTTCAGTCGACGGCTGGATCGGTTCTGCTCTGCACTCAGTTCCATGCTGGAGAGACATCTCAGCTCCCACATGTGGAA AAGGATCCCTCCCGCTGCTGACCATCCAATTCTGTCCACACCACCCCCTGTTCTTCTGGGCTTCTCCACATCCAGCACTTCTCAGAACTGCAGCTCCTCCCTGGTGTGTAGCCTCCCCCACAGCCTCCCGGGCAGGACCTCGGTGTCTTGCGCGGCTTCAGCCACCGTGGCCTCCAGGGACAGCCGCAGCCACCACAGCATGAACTATGCAGTGGGGTCGCCCCACGCTGCAGCcgcctgcagccagtcagactgCATGGGCGGGAGCCAGTCCATCACCTCCCCACTCCCGGCCAACACCCCTTCGCCGTCCTTCAGCAAGTTGCCTTTGACCAAGGCCAGCAAGTCCTCCAAAGCCAAGGAGGCGGCGGCTGGCGGCGTGGAGCCAGAGGCCTTGGCCCGGAAACGCAAGCAGTCTCCTGGGGCCCCCGCTAGCCCTCCGTACAAACAGACCTGTTTCCTTGATCTGGGCAAGAGCAAGGCAGCTGGCTGCCAGGTCTCCCACCCGCCCGCCAAGGCCAAGCCATCCATGATCTCCTCCTCCTCGACTCTTTCCCTGAATGGAACCGTCTCGGCCGGAGCCAGGATTAAGAGGGTCAGCCATCTGGACTGCAGGGCTCCCAGCCACGTCCCAGTCAAAGCGTCGCAGCTGGAGAACCGGGCCTCCTCGCTGAATGGGCCAAAGGCATTGCAAGCCAACTGCATCTCGGATGAGGAGGCCAAGCGACGCAAGAATACAGCCACCTACTGTAGGCCGATGAAGGCCAggcactccccctcccccttgccttcctcttcctcctctgactTGGGTGGCTCTGTCCGAAGGAAGAAGCCAGTTGTCTCCTTGGGATTTGAGGAGAAGCAGAACACAATGAAG TCAAAAGCGCATTAA
- the LOC128415952 gene encoding probable transmembrane reductase CYB561D1: protein MSPSGHAAPTVALSAIPFQLPPRGPPRGLGSASLPDRCASPPAASRTLPAPFPACNNSPRRKRSAMSGAPASAERRALRWLRRGCGVLAHLAALGTTALLLLLSRPGTSLFSWHPAFMSIAFCLCLTEAILIFSPEGLLFCSCSHKMKVQLHWTAQTLALVAATLGLAFIVSSKNRSELPHLVSWHSVLGLLTLLAACGQVLCGFCLRFPRLLRISSVGRLRLVHMMYGLIVYLLATFTVALGIYSDWFQAQIKGVAWYFCLGLPFCPVLVIVKQITRTRKKRQYI from the exons ATGAGCCCAAGTGGTCACGCCGCGCCCACGGTGGCCCTTTCTGCGATTCCCTTTCAGCTCCCCCCGAGAGGCCCGCCCCGTGGCCTGGGCTCCGCCTCCCTCCCCGACAGGTGTGCGTCGCCACCGGCAGCAAGCCGCACCCTGCCCGCTCCTTTCCCCGCCTGTAACAACAGCCCAAGGCGGAAGCGTTCTGCAATGTCAGGCGCCCCGGCGAGCGCGGAGCGGCGCGCTCTGCGCTGGCTGCGGCGGGGCTGCGGGGTCCTGGCGCACCTCGCCGCGCTGGGCAccactgcgctgctgctgctgctctccaggcCCGGCACCA GTTTGTTTTCCTGGCACCCTGCGTTCATGTCAATAGCA TTCTGCCTGTGCCTGACGGAAGCCATCCTGATCTTCTCGCCAGAGGGTCTCCTCTTCTGCTCCTGCTCCCACAAAATGAAAGTGCAGCTGCACTGGACTGCCCAGACACTGGCCCTTGTGGCTGCCACACTGGGCTTGGCCTTCATTGTCTCCAGCAAGAACCGGAGTGAGCTTCCACACCTGGTCTCCTGGCACAGTGTTCTGGGACTCCTGACTCTCCTGGCAGCTTGTGGGCAGGTCTTGTGTGGATTCTGCCTTCGCTTTCCTCGGCTGCTGAGGATCTCGTCCGTGGGTCGCCTCCGGCTCGTCCACATGATGTACGGACTGATCGTTTATCTGCTAGCCACCTTCACTGTGGCCCTGGGCATTTATTCTGACTGGTTTCAGGCCCAGATTAAAGGGGTGGCTTGGTACTTCTGCCTGGGGTTGCCTTTCTGTCCTGTGTTGGTTATTGTGAAACAGATTACTAGAACTCGTAAGAAGAGACAGTACATTTGA